Proteins co-encoded in one Lysobacter solisilvae genomic window:
- a CDS encoding glycoside hydrolase family 15 protein, with the protein MTATLDLGVVGNGTIAALIDRQGRVVWGCVPAFDGDPVFCALLSPRDHDGGDYAIELEGMTSAEQHYIENTAVLRTVLRDGQGNAIEVIDFAPRWKWFDRFYHPVMLIRRVRPLSGSPRIRVRLRPLRDYGAAVPETTWGSNHIRFLIPGFTLRLTSDAPVRMILDGLPFVLDRELHLVLGADESLTESVAAYVRTAEDRTISYWREWVRNLSIPLEWQEAVIRSAITLKLCQYEDTGAIVAAITTSIPEAPHTVRNWDYRYCWLRDAAFVVRALNRLGATRTMEEYLGYLFNLATFESGALQPLYSIGFQAELAEEEVPTLTGYRGMGPVRRGNLAWLQRQHDVYGSVVLASTQLFFDRRLGRPGDAAMFRRLEPVGERAFAMHDQPDAGLWEFRGRAEVHTYSSVMCWAACDRLARIAWHLQLHDRASFWRDRAEAMHEHILQSSFDLRRGHFVDVFGGHRLDASLLLLADLGFVAPHDSRFVATVEAIGRELKRGDALFRYTAPDDFGTPETSFTICTFWYIDALAAIGRKEEARDMFERLLAKRNHLGLLSEDLTFEDAQAWGNFPQTYSHVGLIIAAMRLSRPWTDAT; encoded by the coding sequence ATGACGGCAACCCTCGACCTTGGCGTGGTGGGCAACGGCACCATCGCGGCACTGATCGACCGGCAGGGCCGCGTGGTGTGGGGCTGCGTGCCCGCCTTCGACGGCGACCCGGTCTTCTGCGCCCTGCTGTCTCCACGCGACCACGACGGTGGCGACTACGCCATCGAACTGGAGGGCATGACCTCGGCCGAGCAGCACTACATCGAGAACACCGCGGTGCTGCGCACGGTGTTGCGCGACGGCCAGGGCAATGCCATCGAGGTCATCGATTTCGCGCCCCGCTGGAAGTGGTTCGACCGCTTCTACCATCCGGTGATGCTGATCCGGCGCGTGCGCCCGCTGTCGGGCAGCCCGCGCATCCGCGTGCGCCTGCGCCCGCTGCGCGACTACGGCGCCGCCGTGCCGGAGACCACCTGGGGCAGCAACCACATCCGCTTCCTCATCCCGGGCTTCACGCTGCGCCTGACCAGCGACGCGCCGGTGCGGATGATCCTCGACGGCCTGCCGTTCGTGCTCGACCGCGAACTCCACCTGGTGCTGGGCGCGGACGAATCGCTCACTGAATCGGTGGCCGCCTATGTCCGCACCGCCGAGGACCGCACCATCTCCTATTGGCGCGAATGGGTGCGCAACCTCTCGATCCCGCTGGAATGGCAGGAAGCCGTGATCCGCAGCGCGATCACGCTCAAGCTGTGCCAGTACGAGGACACCGGCGCAATCGTGGCGGCGATCACCACCTCCATCCCCGAAGCCCCGCATACGGTGCGCAACTGGGACTACCGCTACTGCTGGCTGCGCGACGCCGCCTTCGTCGTGCGCGCGCTAAACCGCCTGGGCGCGACGCGCACGATGGAGGAATACCTGGGCTATCTGTTCAACCTGGCCACCTTCGAGTCCGGTGCGCTGCAACCGCTGTACAGCATCGGCTTCCAGGCCGAGCTGGCCGAGGAGGAAGTGCCGACGCTGACCGGCTACCGCGGCATGGGGCCGGTGCGGCGCGGCAACCTGGCCTGGCTGCAGCGGCAGCACGACGTCTACGGCAGCGTGGTGCTGGCCTCGACCCAGCTGTTCTTCGATCGCCGCCTCGGGCGGCCGGGCGACGCGGCGATGTTCCGGCGCCTGGAACCGGTCGGCGAGCGTGCCTTCGCGATGCACGACCAGCCCGACGCCGGACTGTGGGAGTTCCGCGGACGCGCCGAGGTCCATACCTACTCGTCGGTGATGTGCTGGGCCGCATGCGACCGCCTGGCGCGGATCGCCTGGCACCTGCAACTGCATGATCGCGCGTCCTTCTGGCGCGATCGCGCCGAGGCCATGCATGAGCACATCCTGCAGTCGTCGTTCGACCTGCGCCGCGGCCACTTCGTCGACGTGTTCGGCGGCCACCGGCTCGACGCCTCGCTGCTGCTGCTCGCCGACCTGGGCTTCGTGGCGCCGCACGACTCGCGCTTCGTCGCCACGGTGGAGGCCATCGGCCGCGAGCTCAAGCGCGGCGACGCGCTGTTCCGCTACACCGCGCCGGACGACTTCGGCACGCCGGAAACCAGCTTCACCATCTGCACCTTCTGGTACATCGACGCGCTCGCCGCGATCGGCCGCAAGGAAGAGGCGCGCGACATGTTCGAGCGCCTGCTGGCCAAGCGCAACCACCTGGGCCTGCTGTCGGAGGACCTCACCTTCGAGGACGCGCAGGCCTGGGGCAACTTCCCGCAGACCTATTCGCACGTGGGCCTGATCATCGCCGCGATGCGCTTGAGCCGTCCGTGGACGGACGCCACGTGA